A genomic region of Parambassis ranga chromosome 7, fParRan2.1, whole genome shotgun sequence contains the following coding sequences:
- the phlda3 gene encoding pleckstrin homology-like domain family A member 3 produces the protein MSFPVKVMRDGLLEKRSSGLLQLWKKKRCVLTEEGLRLHNCKGGGDAPGTAWSSKAKELLFERMATVDCVEYKRGLVYFTVVMSTGKEIDFRCPQDGTAWNAEIALALVRYKNLQAVQTGRKRHLSTAHLGSTGEDEPSGFLGVNQPDGRSPGVIQ, from the exons ATGTCTTTCCCGGTGAAGGTGATGAGAGACGGGCTGCTGGAGAAGCGCAGCAGCGGGCTTCTCCAGCTGTGGAAGAAGAAGCGCTGCGTCCTCACCGAGGAAGGGCTGCGCCTGCACAACTGCAAAGGAGGCGGTGATGCTCCGGGTACGGCGTGGAGCTCCAAAGCCAAGGAGCTTTTATTTGAGCGCATGGCCACGGTGGACTGCGTGGAGTACAAGCGAGGGCTGGTGTACTTCACCGTAGTCATGTCCACTGGTAAGGAAATAGACTTTCGGTGTCCGCAGGACGGCACGGCGTGGAACGCGGAGATTGCTTTGGCACTGGTGCGCTATAAGAACCTCCAGGCCGTTCAGACCGGGAGAAAGCGGCACCTGTCCACAGCACACCTGGGCAGTACCGGGGAGGATGAG ccTTCCGGATTCTTGGGTGTAAACCAACCAGATGGGAGATCGCCAGGCGTGATTCAATGA
- the LOC114437933 gene encoding cysteine and glycine-rich protein 1-like — MPLGGGNKCGHCSKTVYLAEEVLCDGRSFHRSCFLCLVCRKNLDSTTVAVHLDEIYCKACYGKKYGPKGYGYGQGAGTLSMDKGESLGIQHEDPGPHRPTTNPNPSKLAQKFGGSDRCGRCGKAVYAAEKVVAAGSPWHKSGCFCCADCGKSLESTTLSDRDGEIYCKGCYGKKYGPKGFGYGGGAGALTHTQ; from the exons ATGCCACTGGGAGGAGGAAACAAGTGTGGTCACTGTTCCAAGACCGTTTACTTAGCAGAGGAGGTCCTCTGTGATGGGCGGAGCTTCCACAGGTCCTGCTTCCTGTGCT TGGTGTGCAGAAAGAACTTGGACAGCACAACCGTTGCTGTTCATCTGGATGAAATCTACTGCAAGGCATGCTATGGCAAGAAGTATGGGCCAAAAGGCTACGGCTATGGTCAGGGAGCAGGGACGCTCAGTATGGACAAAGGAGAATCCCTGGGCATTCAACATGAAGA TCCCGGTCCTCATCGTCCTACCACCAACCCAAACCCCTCTAAGCTGGCTCAGAAATTTGGAGGGTCAGACAGATGTGGTCGTTGTGGCAAGGCGGTCTATGCAGCTGAGAAAGTGGTTGCAGCTGGcagt CCATGGCATAAGTCTGGATGTTTCTGTTGTGCTGACTGTGGAAAGAGCCTTGAGTCAACCACACTATCTGACAGGGATGGAGAAATCTACTGCAAAG GTTGTTATGGGAAAAAATATGGTCCAAAGGGCTTTGGGTACGGAGGAGGAGCCGGGGCGCTGACGCACACCCAGTAG